In Miscanthus floridulus cultivar M001 chromosome 5, ASM1932011v1, whole genome shotgun sequence, one genomic interval encodes:
- the LOC136453546 gene encoding reticulon-like protein B12, which yields MDSPYRSCRLFGAQRSPHDLLGGGAVADVVLWRRKEVAGRMLVAVVASWALFYCVPGYTLLSFVSQVLMILLTVLFVWAKAAQLLNRAPPPIPLMKISDESMSEAAEIVGSFINKVLKNFENIALGKDSSLFYKVAFVLLLTTIVGRLTDLITLVYTGAVIALTVPALLEKSEEHIARFFKKASIYVQACGRACKEYKCKMTNMISETKKLRWCQCVYSLENFDS from the exons ATGGACTCCCCCTACCGAAGCTGCCGGCTGTTTGGTGCCCAGAGATCGCCCCACGAtctcctcggcggcggcgccg TGGCGGATGTGGTGCTGTGGAGGAGGAAGGAGGTGGCCGGCCGGATGCTGGTCGCGGTGGTGGCGTCCTGGGCGCTCTTCTACTGCGTGCCCGGCTACACGCTGCTCTCCTTCGTGTCCCAGGTGCTCATGATCCTGCTCACCGTCCTCTTCGTCTGGGCAAAGGCTGCGCAGCTGCTCAACAG GGCACCTCCACCTATTCCGTTGATGAAAATTTCTGATGAGTCAATGAGTGAAGCAGCAGAAATAGTTGGTAGCTTCATTAATAAGGTGCTCAAGAATTTCGAAAACATTGCACTTGGAAAGGATTCCAGCCTCTTCTACAAGGTGGCTTTTGTGTTGTTGCTGACCACCATAGTTGGCCGACTGACTGATCTTATCACTTTGGTATATACAG GTGCTGTTATTGCTCTCACGGTCCCTGCATTGCTGGAGAAATCTGAAGAACACATTGCCAGATTCTTCAAGAAAGCTTCGATATATGTTCAGGCATGTGGAAGAGCGTGCAAAGAGTATAAATGTAAGATGACGAATATGATATCGGAAACGAAGAAGCTGCGTTGGTGTCAATGTGTGTATTCGCTAGAAAATTTTGACTCGTGA